In a genomic window of Balnearium lithotrophicum:
- a CDS encoding IGHMBP2 family helicase, with protein MPILIDGIFEGKRLQRELKKFGLKKGDVRETCTANGKTLIYLKDESLCKLFEEFIPSKEEEVEICTVHRYVEKFKYLIDLERLAEIEAQEEEIRKLSGRERELLGRAVLDLKGTKAGTKFHLHLVRFWREKPIETEISTGDIVLISKGNPLKSDLLGTVVRITEKTITVAFDNRPPNWVYKKGVRIDLYVNDVTFKRMEENLEELRHAVGRQRELRNIILGLKIPERAEPFEFDLVDKRLNETQRRAVSLALGSSDFFLIHGPPGTGKTSTVTELIVQFVKRGKKVLATADSNIAADNILLNLSKYPELKLVRIGHPARVLEELERFSIYALYEEHEKSKKIKEGWEKVKELIEKREKFTKPVPQLRRGMSDEEIVYFGRKGKSFRGIPKKVMRSMAEWILTNYEIDMRIKTLKEMESSILREIVSDADVVISTNSMVKSELLEGFHFDIAVIDEGSQQVEPSTLIPIMRADRFYIAGDHKQLPPTVVSEEAKELERTLFEKLIEREPELSSMLRVQYRMNERIMEFPNREFYEGKLIAAPEVKDRTLADFNLSKPKKFESVLSCEIPIGFIDTSKINAYEFQPSGSTSYENYEEAKIAVEVALELHRMGLDRREIGIITPYAAQVKLIKQMLIERDFKVEVNSVDGFQGREKEVIVVSFVRSNDEGEIGFLRDLRRLNVAITRPRRKLILIGNTKTLSSHPVYERFISYIMEVGSIFKTEPV; from the coding sequence TTGCCAATTCTGATAGATGGAATTTTTGAGGGTAAGAGATTACAGAGGGAACTAAAGAAGTTTGGACTTAAGAAGGGGGATGTTAGAGAAACCTGCACTGCAAACGGGAAAACGCTTATCTACTTGAAGGATGAGAGTCTGTGTAAGCTTTTTGAGGAGTTCATCCCCTCTAAGGAGGAGGAAGTTGAAATATGTACAGTACATCGCTACGTGGAGAAGTTTAAGTACCTGATAGACCTTGAAAGGTTAGCAGAGATAGAGGCACAGGAGGAGGAGATAAGGAAGCTCTCTGGAAGGGAGAGGGAGCTCTTGGGAAGGGCCGTTTTGGACTTAAAGGGAACAAAGGCCGGAACAAAGTTCCACCTTCACCTTGTGAGGTTCTGGAGGGAAAAACCGATAGAGACAGAGATTTCAACGGGAGATATAGTCCTGATAAGTAAGGGAAATCCCCTTAAGAGTGACCTTTTGGGAACCGTTGTGAGAATAACTGAAAAGACGATAACTGTTGCCTTTGACAATAGACCTCCTAACTGGGTCTATAAAAAGGGAGTAAGGATAGACCTTTACGTAAACGACGTTACGTTTAAGAGGATGGAGGAGAATTTAGAGGAGCTCCGCCACGCAGTTGGAAGGCAGAGGGAGCTGAGAAACATCATTCTTGGACTAAAAATACCAGAAAGGGCAGAACCTTTCGAGTTTGATTTGGTCGATAAAAGGCTAAATGAGACTCAAAGGAGGGCCGTAAGTCTGGCTTTAGGTTCCTCAGACTTTTTCCTCATTCACGGACCTCCCGGAACGGGAAAGACGAGTACTGTAACGGAGCTAATTGTCCAGTTTGTTAAGAGGGGTAAAAAGGTACTGGCCACTGCAGACTCAAACATAGCTGCAGACAACATTCTCTTAAACCTGAGCAAGTATCCTGAGTTAAAACTTGTAAGGATTGGCCATCCTGCAAGGGTTCTTGAGGAGTTGGAGAGATTTTCCATATATGCTCTCTACGAGGAGCACGAAAAGAGCAAGAAGATTAAAGAGGGTTGGGAGAAGGTAAAGGAACTCATAGAGAAGAGGGAGAAGTTTACAAAACCTGTTCCACAGCTTAGAAGGGGAATGAGCGATGAAGAAATCGTTTACTTTGGAAGAAAGGGAAAGAGCTTCAGGGGAATTCCAAAGAAGGTCATGAGGTCAATGGCAGAATGGATACTGACAAACTACGAAATTGATATGAGGATAAAAACACTAAAGGAAATGGAAAGCTCTATACTCAGAGAAATTGTTTCCGATGCTGATGTTGTAATCTCCACAAACTCAATGGTTAAATCGGAGCTCCTTGAAGGATTCCACTTTGACATTGCTGTTATTGATGAGGGAAGCCAACAGGTTGAACCTTCGACGTTAATTCCAATAATGAGAGCCGATAGGTTCTACATTGCAGGAGACCACAAACAGCTTCCTCCCACCGTTGTTAGCGAAGAGGCCAAAGAGTTGGAAAGGACTCTCTTTGAGAAGCTGATAGAAAGGGAACCGGAGCTCTCTTCAATGCTTCGGGTTCAGTACAGGATGAACGAAAGAATAATGGAGTTTCCAAACAGGGAGTTCTACGAGGGTAAGCTCATTGCTGCCCCTGAGGTAAAGGATAGAACGTTGGCAGACTTTAATCTCTCCAAACCAAAAAAGTTTGAAAGCGTTTTATCTTGCGAAATCCCAATTGGTTTCATTGATACGTCCAAAATAAATGCCTACGAGTTTCAGCCTTCAGGTTCAACGTCGTACGAGAACTACGAGGAGGCAAAGATTGCCGTTGAGGTGGCTTTAGAGCTCCACAGAATGGGACTCGATAGGAGGGAAATTGGAATAATTACTCCCTATGCAGCTCAGGTCAAGCTCATAAAGCAGATGCTGATTGAGAGGGATTTTAAGGTGGAGGTCAACTCCGTTGATGGATTCCAGGGAAGGGAAAAAGAAGTAATAGTAGTTTCATTTGTACGCTCAAACGATGAGGGGGAGATAGGGTTCTTAAGGGATTTAAGGCGGTTGAACGTTGCAATAACCCGCCCAAGGAGAAAGCTCATCCTGATAGGAAATACAAAAACACTCTC